TACTAACGGCAGGCGCCAATCCTCGGGCAACGCTTGCAGGCATTGGCGCACGATGACTTCAGCCTCCTTATTGGAAACGATCCTGCTAGGTGTCAGGCCGCCTTGTTCCTGCAGTTCGCCAATCAGTTCGCTTCCTAACGCGACCAATGACTTGCGGCGGGCCGCATCGATGATCGTGTGCTCGATAATTTGGTTAACCCAACTACGAAAAGAGGCCGCGAGTCGTTCTGGCGTCACGACAAAAGTGGCGGCCGACCGCATCACCTTATAACCAACCTCTTGCAGAATATCGTCATCAGTCGTTTTAGTTTTCAACTCAGCTGACATACGCGCGCACACAAGGGTGAGAAGCTCGCCGTGCAAATGCGCCAAGCTG
This genomic interval from Pirellulales bacterium contains the following:
- a CDS encoding sigma-70 family RNA polymerase sigma factor, with translation MLALAQPWTGPALSGFESAEELVQECLVDCFAQIASLQTSEESPAAFRAWLAEIVKNCAMRHSLAHLHGELLTLVCARMSAELKTKTTDDDILQEVGYKVMRSAATFVVTPERLAASFRSWVNQIIEHTIIDAARRKSLVALGSELIGELQEQGGLTPSRIVSNKEAEVIVRQCLQALPEDWRLPLVWHHQEGVSVEDVASRMGRSIEAVKQLLKRAREGLRHEIGNSSLFYRRT